The Bacteroidota bacterium genome contains the following window.
GCAATATATTCTGTAGAAGTAGATTCGTCCCATATTTTCCAAACAAATTCTTCGCCTGCAATAAATCCATCGTTTCCCAGATATTCGCCCCAGGCAGTAATTGCATCGTTTGCTCCAGCCCACATCAAATATCCGGCACAAGCCAAATTGCCAAGCGAATCGTAAAACACTCCAATATAATCTCCAGCATCAACCGGAATATTGTTTATTGAAATTTCTATGGTATTAGCGAGCAAAATTGTATGATTGCTTCCTGTATTAGTGAATGTCCAAAGTGGAGAATTCAAAATGTTTTGTCCTTCGGGAACAACAACAGTTACTGTTTCGATACACAAATTATAATCTGAAACTGTAACAGTATAGCTTCCTGCCGAAATATTTTCTATATTTTGGGATGTTTCGCCATTCGACCACAAAAATGTAAATGGGAAAAAACCGCCGGAAACACTTATATCAATTCCGCCATCGTTTCCTCCAAAATTTGTAATTTCATTTACATTAAACGTCAAACTCAATTCTAATGGTTGAGAAATTGCAATATTTTCTGATACAGAAATAGAATTATTATCAGTAACTGTAATGAAATAATTTCCGGCAACCAGATTTGAAATATCTTCTAAGCCAGATGAAAAGCCATTGGGACCACTCCATTGGTATGAAAACGGTGGAATCCCACCAACTACAATTAAATCTATGGCTCCATCGGCGTTTCCAAAACAAGAAACTTGCGATGATGAATATGTTATTATAGGAGCATTATTTATTACGTTTATATTGTAATCTTCTACTTCGCCATAGCTTGTTGATCCACAAGCAGAAAAGGTTCCGGTATATGAGATTCTAACTCTCATTTTTGTATTTCCTAAAATAGCATCAGTCGGTACAGAAATGCTTCCGCTAAAAGAAGTAAATCCACCGGATATTGTGATTGTTTCGTTCGTATCATCAAAATCGTAATCCTGATTCCAATCTATCCAAACACCACATTGGTCACCAGAATATGGACTTCCGTTTGTAATAGTTATAGCGTAAGAATTATTTATTTCTAAATCGGTCGAAATAGTCGAAAAATCTGTGTAACCACCAGTACCACAAGCCGAAGAATTGCTGATAGTATTCAAATTCACATTGCTAATATATTCATCGCACTGCAAGCTTCCGGAAACACAATATGGCGAGTTCGAAGGAGTAATTCCAATTATTGCACCCTGATCAAAAGTAAAATTATAAGAACTGGGACTTAAACTCGACAAGTAGAAATATCCATCGTAAGATCCGCTCCAGCCAAAATTGAAATGAAAATATTCTGTTCCCTGATAGCCATCGCAAACAAAGGCATGTCCTGCTGTATTTCCAGAATCTTCGCCTCTGTAATAAACTGGTCTTGAGGCATCTAATTCGGCAACAATAGCAGTTTTCCAATCTGCGTCAGTATAATTACTTTTCATTATCATTTGTGCAGATGAGGAATAATTAAAATAATTTACAAAAGCTCCAACAGCGCTAAGCGAAGGAGCACCGGAGCCATCAGTCCCAAAATCCATATCCACTGAAACAGCACAATCGTAGAGCAGATTGGCAATCGCCGAATTGCTGGAATTAATGCTATTTGGCATTGCCGCCCAATTGTAGCTTGAATTTGCAAAATTAACTGACTGTAAGCCATAGTCGGCGTGTGTGTATGAATAAGAACCTGTTCCTTGTGCCGGGTGTGCATGATATTTCATTATTTGCCCCATAGTTGTAGCAACACAACCCGCAAAAACATGACCACATGCATACCATGGAGCTACTGCATCTGTCGGGCAGCTTTCGTTGTAGTAGCAATCCTGATTCCATGTTGTGCTAAGCAGTGGCGAAACCGCAGTTGTGCTTTTTGCAATTCCTCCATTTCTTGTTGAATATTCTTGCCAGGCTTCGGTAATTTCTTGCGGAACAACTGTAATTTTTTCTTTTATGAAAACTATTTGTTTTTTGTAACTGTCAATAATCCAGCCGAATGCCGGAGGAGGATTGTTATTTTCGTATTTGCCTTTTGCAGAATAACCTAAAATTGGTATGGTTTTATCTTCGGCAGAAACTATGACAAATCCATCGTTTTCGAAATTGAAAATATAAATTAAAGTTTGCTGGATTTTATGGTTTTGTGAATTCGATTTTAATATAAATTCATTTTTTATGGAAACGGTTGCAGCTTTGTCAGAATTACATTCCAGCTTGTTTTGATAGTGAAAGTTTTTGGCTACCTCTCTCGCTTTGTTAATATTAACTTCTTTTGCAATTGCTTTTGAAGCAAAAAATATAAGTGTTATTGATATAAAATAAATATATAATCTGTTCATATTTCAATTTTAAATTAGAATTGAATTACGCAATATTAGTTGAAAAGTTAGTAAATATAACTTTTTGTATAATATTTAACTTTTTACCCTATTTGAATAAATCAAAATCAATCAATCTTCAATTTTTAATGAAAATTTCTATGGCACCGCATCATGCCCATGTCCACCCCAAGGATTGCAGGAAACTATTCTTTTTAATGCAAGCCAGCCTCCTTTAAAAGGACCATGTTTTTTTATTGCTTGAATACTGTATGTTGAACAAGTTGGCGTATATCGGCAAGCAGCTGGAGTAATAGGAGAAATAAAATATTGATAAAATTTTACTAATCCTATAAAAAACTTACTTAATATCAATTTTATAAACCTTAAAATCATATTTTATCAACTTACGAAAAAAGAAATTTGTGCAAAGTTGTTCGTTTCTATTTTAGCAAACAAAAATATTTCTCAATTTTAGCAAATGTTATTTTGAAACAAATTGCAACTATTCAAAAATCTGCTCGATATTTATCAGGACAATTTTCAATAACAAAAAGTTTATATCTTTGCCGCCTGAAATTTTTTGGTGGTAATTAGATTTACTACAAGCCATTCGTTGAATGGTTTTTTTTTGTAAAAAAATACAATGATTTGTAAAAAAATAAATATCATTAAATGATAATAAATAATAAAATGAATGTTTCGATAGAACCTGATTATATTTTTGAAACAAGCTGGGAGGTTTGCAACAAAATTGGAGGAATCCATACAGTATTATCAACAAAAGCAAAAACTATTAAAAACAAATTTGAAGATAAATATATCGTAATTGGTCCTGATATTTGGAGAGAAACATCTGAAAATCCGGAATTTAGCGAAGAATATGCTTTATTTTCTGATTGGAAAGAACAAGCACTTTCCGAAGGTTTGAGAATTAAAATCGGACGTTGGAATATTGCAGGAAATCCGATTGCTATTCTTGTAGATTTTACAACTTTCATAAGTGAAAAAAACGAAATATTTAAATCATTTTGGGAAAAATATAATTTAGATTCAATTTCGGGCGGCTGGGATTATATAGAATCTGCCCTATTTGGCTATGCTAGTGCAAAAGTAATCGAAAGTTTTACGAACTATTATATCGATGCTTCTACAAAAATAATTGCTCATTTTCATGAATGGATGACTGGTACCGGTGTTTTATATTTAAAAGACAAATTGCCACAAATTGCCACGGTTTTTACAACTCATGCCACAGTAATAGGGCGTTCAATTGCAGGTAATGGTTTCCCTCTTTACGAGAACTTGAACCAACTTAATGGAGACCATAAAGCAAAAGAATTTAATATAATCTCTAAACAATCGCTGGAAAAAACTGCTGCAAAACTTGCAGATTCTTTCACTACTGTAAGCGATTTGACAGGAAAAGAATGTAAACAGTTTTTGGGTAGAAAAGTAGATATTGTTACACCAAATGGTTTTGAAGACGATTTTGTTCCTACGGCAGAAAATTTTGGACAAAAGAGAAATCAAGCTAAAGAAAAATTTGCTGAAGTGGCTTCGGCTGTTTTAAATGAAAATATTCCAGAAGATTCATTTTTTATTGGAATAAGCGGAAGATATGAATTTAAAAATAAAGGAATCGACCTTTTTATCAAAGCACTTGGTGAGATTAAAAAATCGAAAAACGTAAAAAGAAAAACTATTGCATTTGTTTTGATTCCTGCGAATCATTATGGTGCCGATAAGTTGTTGGTTCAAAAATTGGCAAATAAAAATACAGATATTCAAATTTCAGAAAATTATCTTACTCATAAACTTCACGACAAAGATTACGATCCGGTTTTACATGAAATTTCGAAATCACAAATTGATAATGGCGAAGATTCAAGCTTAAAAATAATTTTTGTTCCATCTTATTTAAATGGCTCCGATGGTATTTTTAATATGTCCTATTTTGATTTGTTGATAGGATTAGACTTAACAATTTTTCCATCCTACTACGAGCCTTGGGGCTATACACCTCTCGAAAGTCTTTGTTTTTCGGTGCCAACCATAACAACTACTCTTGCCGGTTTCGGACTTTGGGTAAACGATTATTATTCGGCGAAACATAGCGGAATTACTGTGATAAATCGTAATGATAGTAACGACAATGAAGTTGTAGAAAAAATTGCTGAAAAAATTCTTTATTTCAGAGATATATCAGACCAATCAAAAAAAGAAGCAAACATAAATGCCTTTGATGTTTCACGAATTGCCTTATGGAAAAATCTTATAAAATATTATTTTGAAGCCTATTCAGTTGCTTTAGAGAAAATTACAAGCAGAAAAGAAATGATTAAAATTGCAAGAAAAAATGATAGAATCACCGGATATGTAAAGCGTCATAAATCGAACAAGCCGGTTTGGAAAAAACTTATAGTAAAATCGCATATCCCGAAAAAGTTGGCAGAACTTTCAGAACTTTCTAAAAACCTATGGTGGTCTTGGGATTATGAAGCTCAAGAATTATTCGAATATATAGATGAGAAACTTTGGCAGAAATGCGAAAAAAATCCACTTATTTTGCTTGAAGAAATTCCTTATGAACGACTGAAGGAGCTTGAAAATGATGATGCTTTTATACTAAAATATGAATCAGTAATTTCGAGATTTACTGAATACTTAAACATAAAACCAAGCCCTGATAGCAAAAGAATTGCATATTTCAGTATGGAATATGGGCTTCACAATTCTTTGAAAATATTTTCGGGCGGACTCGGTATTTTGGCGGGCGATTACTTAAAAGAAGCCAGCGATACAAACGTAAATATGACAGCCATTGGATTGCTTTACAGATATGGATATTTTGGTCAGAAAATTTCGCTTCACGGCGAACAAATTGTAAATTATCATCCACAGCATTTTTCGCATCTACCAATAATTCCTGTAAAAGACGAAAACGGAAACTGGAAAAAAATAAGTGTTGCTTTTCCGGGCAGAAATATTTATGCGAAAATATGGCAAGTAAATATTGGCAGAATAAAATTGTATTTGCTTGATACAGATATTATTGAAAACTACGACGATGATAAAAAAATCACACATCATCTGTATGGCGGCGACAACGAATTTCGATTTATGCAAGAAATGTTGCTCGGAATAGGCGGAATGCGAGCATTAAATACTATAAATATTCAGAACGACATTTATCACTGCAATGAAGGGCATGCTGCATTTATTGGATTAGAAAGATTGAAATATTACATAAACGAGAAAAAGCTAACTTTTGCAGAATCGGTCGAAATTGTGCGTGCTTCAACATTGTTTACTACACACACACCCGTACCTGCCGGGCACGATTCTTTCCCCGAAGATTTGGTAAGAACCTATATGTCGCACTATCCGGCACGATTACAAATTGATTGGGAAACTTTTATGAATCTTGGTAAAATTAATTCTCAAGACCAGAACGAAAAATTTTCTATGAGTTATCTTGCAGCGAATCTTTCGCAGGAAATAAACGGAGTAAGTCGCCTGCATGGCGAGGTTTCGCAAAAAATGTTTAATCCGCTCTGGGATGGATATTACCCCGAAGAACTGGCACTTTCCTATGTTACAAACGGAGTTCATTATCAGACGTGGACAGCCAAAGAATGGCAAAAACTCTATTCCGAAAATTTTGAAAACGATTTTTTGAGTAATCAATCCGACCCAAAATTTTGGAGTAAAATTCATAATGTTGATGATCGGAAAATTTGGGAAATTCGTTCACTGTTAAGAAAAAAACTTATTGAACACGCAAAAAGTAAGATAAATAGAAATTGGACAATTAGGCACGAAAATCCACAAAAAATCCTTGAAGTTCTAAATAAAATGAACGACAAAGTATTGACTATTGGTTTTGCCCGCCGTTTTGCAACCTATAAAAGAGGAACACTTTTGTTTAAAAATATTGAAAGGCTTTCTCAAATAGTAAACAATCCGAAAATGCCTGTTCAGATCATATTTGCCGGAAAAGCCCATCCGAACGACGGTGGTGGCCAGGATCTTATAAAAAGAATTGTTGAAGTTTCTCGCCGTCCCGAATTTCTTGGGAAAATTCTGTTCCTTGAAAACTACGATATAGAGCTAGCCAAAAAACTTGTACAAGGTGTTGATATATGGTTAAATACGCCAACCCGACCTTTGGAAGCTTCCGGCACAAGCGGAATGAAAGCAATCATGAACGGAGTAATGAACTTTAGTGTTCTCGATGGTTGGTGGGTCGAAGGATTTAGAGAAAATGCAG
Protein-coding sequences here:
- the yidD gene encoding membrane protein insertion efficiency factor YidD, with amino-acid sequence MILRFIKLILSKFFIGLVKFYQYFISPITPAACRYTPTCSTYSIQAIKKHGPFKGGWLALKRIVSCNPWGGHGHDAVP
- the glgP gene encoding alpha-glucan family phosphorylase, with translation MIINNKMNVSIEPDYIFETSWEVCNKIGGIHTVLSTKAKTIKNKFEDKYIVIGPDIWRETSENPEFSEEYALFSDWKEQALSEGLRIKIGRWNIAGNPIAILVDFTTFISEKNEIFKSFWEKYNLDSISGGWDYIESALFGYASAKVIESFTNYYIDASTKIIAHFHEWMTGTGVLYLKDKLPQIATVFTTHATVIGRSIAGNGFPLYENLNQLNGDHKAKEFNIISKQSLEKTAAKLADSFTTVSDLTGKECKQFLGRKVDIVTPNGFEDDFVPTAENFGQKRNQAKEKFAEVASAVLNENIPEDSFFIGISGRYEFKNKGIDLFIKALGEIKKSKNVKRKTIAFVLIPANHYGADKLLVQKLANKNTDIQISENYLTHKLHDKDYDPVLHEISKSQIDNGEDSSLKIIFVPSYLNGSDGIFNMSYFDLLIGLDLTIFPSYYEPWGYTPLESLCFSVPTITTTLAGFGLWVNDYYSAKHSGITVINRNDSNDNEVVEKIAEKILYFRDISDQSKKEANINAFDVSRIALWKNLIKYYFEAYSVALEKITSRKEMIKIARKNDRITGYVKRHKSNKPVWKKLIVKSHIPKKLAELSELSKNLWWSWDYEAQELFEYIDEKLWQKCEKNPLILLEEIPYERLKELENDDAFILKYESVISRFTEYLNIKPSPDSKRIAYFSMEYGLHNSLKIFSGGLGILAGDYLKEASDTNVNMTAIGLLYRYGYFGQKISLHGEQIVNYHPQHFSHLPIIPVKDENGNWKKISVAFPGRNIYAKIWQVNIGRIKLYLLDTDIIENYDDDKKITHHLYGGDNEFRFMQEMLLGIGGMRALNTINIQNDIYHCNEGHAAFIGLERLKYYINEKKLTFAESVEIVRASTLFTTHTPVPAGHDSFPEDLVRTYMSHYPARLQIDWETFMNLGKINSQDQNEKFSMSYLAANLSQEINGVSRLHGEVSQKMFNPLWDGYYPEELALSYVTNGVHYQTWTAKEWQKLYSENFENDFLSNQSDPKFWSKIHNVDDRKIWEIRSLLRKKLIEHAKSKINRNWTIRHENPQKILEVLNKMNDKVLTIGFARRFATYKRGTLLFKNIERLSQIVNNPKMPVQIIFAGKAHPNDGGGQDLIKRIVEVSRRPEFLGKILFLENYDIELAKKLVQGVDIWLNTPTRPLEASGTSGMKAIMNGVMNFSVLDGWWVEGFRENAGWAVPEERIYADQNLQDELDVETIYRIFEDDLIPLFYERNENNIPEKWINRIKNSIAQIAPEFTTKRMIDDYQSRFYEKLYERSNKLKINDFELAYDISVWKKRIEKVWDKIQIESISLPDTNKAPLVPDQQYSCKVELKTPGLSAQDIGLEIVVAEMDTDNEVQSINTQEFEYINSENSINYYELKISPKKSGMLNFGIRIFPKNELLPHRQDFSTVRWI